DNA from Asticcacaulis sp. ZE23SCel15:
GGCAGAGCGGCGACATCAGCGGCCTTCAGGCCTGCCAGCTTCGACAGGCGCACTTCTTCGGAAGTGATATCGGCCACAACCGACGACAGATCGCGCAGTTTACCCTCGGCATCAACAACACCGGGCTTTTCCTGGCCCTTGGGGCCAAAACGGACGAGTTTCATAGAGTTATCCTTAAAATAATAATCCACCCCAAAACGCTAAAGCGTTTTGGGGTGGGGCAGTCAGTGCTCGTAGGGGCGATAAAGCTTCACTTCGGGGTTCAGTTCAACCCCAAAGCCCGGCTTATCCAGCGCCGTAACTTTCAGGCGGCCATTTTCCGGCACCGGTTCACCCAGCAATTGCGGATGGAACATCGGCGCGACATGATCAGCCTTTGGGGCCATCATCAGGAACTCGGCAAACGGCGAGTTATGGCGAGTAATGACAAAATGGTAGCTATAGACCGAAGACCCGTGCGGCACCACAAGCGTGCCATTGGCATCGGCAAGCGCTGAAATCTTGAGCAGTTCGGTCACGCCTCCGCACCAGCCGACATCCGGCTGAATAATATCGCAGCAGCCCATGTCCATCAGCATCTTAAAGCCCCAACGGGTGCTCTCATGTTCACCGGTCGTGACCAGCATACCTTGCGGTACGTTTTTCTTGAGCTGGGCATAGCCCCAGTAATCATCGGGGTTGATGGCTTCTTCGATCCACTTCAAGCCGTACTCATGGCACTTATGGGCCAGACGGGTGGCGTAGTTGACGTCGAGCGCCATCCAGCAGTCATACATCAGCCAGAAATCGTCGCCGACCTTTGAGCGCATATCCGCGACCAGTTCGACGTTTTTCTTGAGGCCCTCATCGCCTTCGATCGGGCCATGATAGAGCGGCATCTTACCGCCGATAAAGCCCATTTCCTTGGCCAGATCAGGGCGCGCGCCGGTGGCATAGAATTGCAGTTCGTCGCGCACCGCGCCGCCCAGCATGTGATAGACCGGCTCCCCGCGCAGCTTACCCATCAGGTCCCACAGGGCCAGATCGACGCCGGAAATGGCGTTCACAACAAGGCCCTTACGGCCATAATATTGTGAGCCGAAATACATCTGGTCCCAGATGCGCTCATATTCAAACGGGTTGCGGCCTTCGAGGAAGCGCGCGAAGTGCTTTTCGACCATATAGCAGGCAGGCTCACCGCCGGTCGTCACGGCAAAACCGATCGTGCCATCATCGGCTTCGATTTCAACGACCAGGGTGCCCAGAACATTGATACCAAAGCTTTTGCGCGACTGGCGATATTCAGGATAACGCCCCATCGACGTCGCAATATGATTGTCGATCCAGTGGCCTTCGCCTTGATCGTGATAATCCGCGCCCCCGCCGCCTTCGCCGCCCTTAATCACATAGGCGCGAACCTGCTTAATCTTCGGGAATGTCATGAGTGTCGTCCTTGGCCTGCTTTGGAATGATTGGAAATTCGTAAATTTGAGCAATTATGCTCATTTCCACGCTTGTCAATCTTTTAGTTCCAATATATGACTTGAATGACTATATTACAGAGCAAAAAACGTCAATCTCGAAAATGATAATGCGCAGTGAGGACAAGGGCGACGCAAAACCAATCACGGGCAGTCAGACTCTTATCCGGGGCCTGAACATTATCGAAGCCGTGAGCCGTGGGGCCTCGTCGCTTAATGCACTGTCAAATGATCTGGGGCTGACGCGCTCAACGACCTACCGGCTGGCCTCGGCCCTGGTGGAGCGCGACTATCTGGTGACGGTGCCACGCGGCGGTTATGCCCTTGGCCCGCGCCTGCAAGCTTTGCGGCCAGAGCCGGGCTTAAGTGCCGCCGTAATGTCGGGTGGGGCTCAGGTGGCGACGCTTGAGTTATGCAGGTTCGCTATGCCGGTAAGTGCGGCGCGGATGGAGGTTTTGAGTGAGGCGATGCGTCTATGTGCAAAGACCGTAGGTGATCGGCTTGCCCAAGAGAACTAACTAAAGAGTGAGGGCTAAGGGCCAAAATCCCCGATGCCAATGAGACAGGGACAACAGGACATTTCAGAGCCTGGGACGGTTGAGACAACGAAGAGAGATAAAATGCTGCTTGAAAACAAAGTCATGCTGATCACTGGCGCCTCAAAAGGGATCGGTCGAGGCATCGCCGTCGGTGCCGCAAAACATGGCGCTAAAATCGGCATCAACTATGCCGGTGACGATGCCGCAGCGTCGGCCACGGTCGCTGAGATCAAGGCCGCGGGCGGTGAGGCCTTTGCGCTTAAAGGCGATGTCTCTGATCCGCAGTCGGCCAAGGACTTCATTCAGGCTGGCGTTGACCATTTCGGCAAGATCGACAGCTTTGTATCGAACGCCGGTATCTGCCCGTTCCACGCCTTCCTCGACATGCCGCAGGAGGTGCTGGAGCGCACCCTGCGCGTCAATCTGCACGGCGCCTGGTATATGTCTCAGGCCGCCGCCAACCAGATGGTCAAGCAGGGGCATGGGGGTACACTGATCGCCGTCTCCTCGATCTCGGCGCTTGTCGGCGGTGAGTTCCAGACCCACTACACCCCAACGAAAGCCGGTGTACTGTCGCTGATGCAATCGACCGCCATTGCGCTGGGTAAGCACGGCATCCGCTGCAACGCCCTGCTGCCGGGCACCATCCTGACCGACATCAATAAGGACGATCTGGCCGACGACGCCAAGCGTCAATATATGGAAAGCCGCACCTGCCTTGGCCGCTTGGGTCAACCCGAAGACATGGCGGGCCCAGCGGTGTTTCTGGCGTCCGATCTGGCCGGATATGTCACCGGCGCGTCGCTGCTGGTAGACGGCGGTTTGTTCGTCAATCTCCAATAGCCCGCAACCACCGTACAAATCTTTTGCCACCCGAAGTCCTTTCGGGTGGCAAAGTTTTATGAGACCGTTTATTAACCATATAACCACTGATTTTCATGTAGGTTTGCGGTTATGGCCACCCCGATTCGCCCGTCTCTAGCTGATGCTTTGCGCGCCCGCCCCAATGCGAGCCCTGCGCCTGCGACGCCCGTGAATGCAGAGACCGCGCGCCTTGATGCCCAGCGGGCCTTTTTCCAGAAAGCTCTGGGCAATACCACCGCGCAACCGGCAGCCAACACGCCCGCTACAATCACACCATCGCGCACGCAGGTTCAGCCCGCCGTGACACCGGCAACTTTCAAAGCCGCCGATGTCGCCAGCAATGCGGGTGCCGAGAACCTGACGCCTCTGCGCCCCGGTTCGCTTTTAAATATTATCGTTTAAACTTCCGGCTCTTTAACGAGTTCCGGCGCCTCAGCCTGAGTCATATCAGCACCTTCGCTGAGCGGTGGAAACGGCAGTTTCTCATCGGTTTTTTTCGCCTTCTTGCCGTCTTTTTTGGGCTTCTTGTCTTTTTTAGGCTTGTCGGCCTTAGCCGCCTTTTTGGTGGCTTTCAGGGCCAACTTTTCCTCATCACTCAACGGCGCAGGCGCGCTCAGTTCCGTCTCGCGCGCCGAGGTGATTTTGCGCAGCAATTTGACAAAGCTATCGCGCTTGGGCGGGGCCAGCAGCGACAGAATTTTCTCATCGGCAGCCAGAACCTTGGGCGTCATGTCGGCTAAGGCCGCCACCCCATCATCCGCCAGCCGCACCAGATTAGCGCGGGCATCAAGGACGGACTTTTCACGCGCCAGCAGCCCCTTGGTGATCATGCGTGCGACCATATCCGCCAGTGTCGAGCGGTCAATGCCGGTGGCCCGCACCAGATCGGTCTGTGTCAACCCTTCTGAGCCGTCCAGGGCCTTTAGCAGAGCATACTGACGCTGGGTCAGGGCGCTGCCGCCGGTTTCCGACCCATAGATATCAAGGGCGATTTGCAAAACCCGATGCAGCAAATGGGATGGTGAATTTTCGAGAACGCTTTTCGCGGACATAACGCGCTTAACCTTATGCTTTTTCATAGATTCCCCACTCGAAACTAATCGTAGCGGCATCTAAGCAGCATTATATATCAAAATTACGACATTACCATCCGCACACGGACAACCGGCCCTATTCCTTATCCATTCCGACCATATTTTTCATCAGGAAGGGTGTGAGGGCCACAGAAAAGCCGATGGTGACAAAAAACAGCGACGCTTTCCACACCACCCAAAAGTCATTTGACTGAGTGCGCCAGATAATCTCATTGGCGATGGCGACCACAAAAAAGAACAGTGAATAATAAAGCGTCAGCTTGCCCCACGCGGCCTCTTTCAGTTTCAGCGTCTCCCCCAGCAGGGCTTTGAGCGGTTGCTTTTTCATAACCAGCCCGCCGATCAACACCGCGCCAAACAGGGCATTGAGAATGGTCAGCTTGATCTTGATAAAGCTTTCGTCCTTAAGGTAGATCGTCAGCCCGCCGAAAATGATAGCGGCCACACCGGCGATCAGCGGCATGATCGCCAGCCGCTTTTCAAGCACAAACCCGGCAATCAGCGCAATCGCCGATCCGGCGACCAGCACAGCCGTCGCCCAGATGAAATTCTTGGTGGTGAAAAACACGGCGGCGAAAATCAGCGGTGCCCCGAAATCGATCGCCATCTTGACCCAGTTGGTCGCCACAGGGGCCGGTGCATCCGCATCGACCGGCGTGATAACGGGTTCGATTTCCGTCGTTTCGTTATTCTTAGCAGGCTCAGACATAGGCTTATCCCAAAGGCTCAAGGCCGACCATGGAACGGGCAAATTCCCGCGCCTTGAACGGCTGCAAATCATCAATATCTTCGCCCACGCCAATCAGCTTAATGGGGGCATCCGACGCCTTAGCAATCGGCACCAGAATCCCGCCGCGCGCCGTGCCATCAAGCTTGGTCATCACAAGGCCTGACACAAAGGCCTGCCTGCCAAAAATCTGCTCCTGCGCCAGGGCATTGCGCCCGACGGTGGCGTCCAGCACCAGCAGGGTTTCATGCGGTGCGCCGTCGATGACCTTCTTGATAACGCGGACGATTTTGAGCAGTTCGTCCATAAGCTGCTGCTTATTCTGCAAACGTCCGGCAGTATCAATCAGGACCACATCATAGCCCTCTTCTTTGGCGCGCACGCAGGCGTCATAGGCCAGCCCTGCCGCGTCGGCACCGGTCTTGCGTCCCATAAAATCAGCCCCGGCCCGTTGCGCCCAGACCTTAAGCTGCTCAACCGCGGCGGCCCGGAAGGTATCGCCCGCCACGATCAGAACCCGCGCCCCTTTGGAGGTCAGGTCAGCGGCAATTTTGCCGAGTGTGGTCGTCTTGCCCGATCCGTTCACGCCGACAAACAAAACGATATAGGGCTTAGGGCCGGACAGGGCATCAAAGGTGTCTTCTCGCCCTTTCAGTTCATCGGCAATGGCGTCAGCCAAAGCGGCCTTGATGGCGTTGGTGTCCTTAGGGTCGTTGAATTTTTGCTGCGACAGTTTTTGCGCGATATCGGCGGCAATCTGCGGCCCGAAATCGCTTTCGATCAGCAGATCTTCGAGGTCTTCGAGCGCCTTTTCATCCAGTGGCTTTTGCGTGAAAACCGAAGTGATTTGCTGGCTGATCTCGGTCGAGGTCTTAGTCAGACCTTGCGTCAACCGCGATAGCCAGCCGCCTTTTTTCTTATCGTCGCTCATAAATATCCAGACTTAAATAAGTTCGGCTATAGCCCGCTTACCGTCATGGCCGGTTATGCGCAAGCGTGCAAGCCCGCCGACGGTCGCCTCACCCGTAAAGGTCACTTCGGTAAAATCAGGTGCGCGCGCAAAACCGGGTTTTTCGACCACGGCCAAAATCTCACGCCCCGTTTGCCGATCCAAATGCCTGATCAGGGCCTGCGCCCCCTTGGCCCGCAATTGCTCGGCGCGGGCCTTGATCAGCGGGCGCGGATGCTGCGGCATCTTGGCGGCGGGTGTTTGCGGACGCGGGCTGAACGGAAACACATGCAGGAAGCTAAGGTCACAGACGTCAACCAGAGACAGGGCACCCGCAAAATGCTCTTCGGTTTCGGTCGGGAAGCCCGCGATCATGTCCGCCCCAAAGGCAATGTCGGGACGCACTGATCGGATTTTTTCGACCAATGCAATACTGTCCGCGCGACTATGGCGGCGCTTCATGCGCTTGAGGATCATGTCGTCGCCGTGTTGCAACGACAGGTGCAGATAGGGCGCCAGACGTTCCTCTTCGGCAAAGGCCTTAAGCAAGGTATCGTCAATTTCCGCCGCATCGATGGACGATAACCGAAGGCGTTTCAGGTCCGGCACATGCTTTAGGATACGCGCCACCAGATGCCCCAGTTGCGGCGTTCCGGGCAAGTCCGCCCCCCAGGAGGTCATGTCGACACCGGTCAGGACAACTTCGTTGTAGCCCTCCCCCACCAAGCGCTGGATTTGACCTACCACATCACCGGCGGCAGCTGAGCGCGAATTACCGCGACCATAGGGGATGATGCAGAATGTGCAGCGATGATCGCAGCCGTTTTGCACCTCAACATAAGCGCGGGCGCGGTCTTTCAGACCGTCAATCAAATGCCCCGCCGTTTCCTTGACAGAGAAAATATCGTTGACCACGATGCGCGCACTGTCAGGTGTCAGCGCATAGGCGCCTGATTTGGCCTTATCGCCATTGCCGATCAGGTAATCGACTTCGGGCATGTTGGCGAACGTGTCCGGATCGGTCTGGGCCGCGCAGCCGGTGACGATTAGTTTGGCGTCCGGATTTTCCTTGCGAGCGCGGCGAATGGCCTGACGCGCCTGACGAACCGCTTCGTTGGTCACGGCGCAGGTGTTAAAAATGATCGCGCCGTCCAAACCGTCCGCCGCCGCCGTTTTACGGATCACTTCGGATTCGTATGAGTTCAGTCGGCACCCAAAGGTCACGACTTCAACGCCGGTCGCGACATTCACCGGCACCTCTGGCGTCTCATTCAGCGCCTCATGTTCATGGTGATGCGGATGCAGGGTGTCAGCCATCAAGCTGGCCCTCAAATTCAACTTCGACGGGGCCAGTCATGATGACATGATCATCCAAAGCACGCCACAGGATATGCAGCGGCCCGCCGTCCATGATGACATTGCCGTGGCGTTCGGTCAGACCCCGCCGCGCCGCCGCCACCAGCGTAGCACAGGCCCCGGTACCGCAGGCCTTGGTAATACCCGCCCCGCGTTCCCACACTCGCATGCGGATGGTATTGCGATCCATCACCTGCGCAAATTCGACATTCACCCCTTTGGGAAATAGCGGGTGATGCTCGATCAGGCTGCCCGACCGTTCAACATCAACCGCCATGACATCATCGACGAAAAACACCACATGCGGATTGCCCATGCTGACCGCGACCGGTGTGTGATAAAGCGGCGCATCGATCGGCCCGATTTGTAATTCAAGCCGCAAGGTGTCCATCTCTTCGCTCAAAGGGATTTGATCCCAGTTCAGCCGCGGCTTACCCATATCGACGCTAACCATGCCGGTGCGGGCATCGGCCTCCAGCACCTTGGCCGTCGTTGGCCCGCCCAGAGTGTCTATGGTCAGTTCGCTATTATCGGTCGCCTTATCCAGCACCCAACCGACACAACGCAGGGCATTGCCGCAGGTCTCAACCGTGCCGCCATCTGAGTTCCACACGCGCATAAAGGCATCGCCGGTGCTTGATCCTTCGATGGCAATCAACTGATCAAAGCCAATGCCGGACGCACGGTCACCCCACGCGCGGATATCTTCCGTGCGCGGCGCAAAGCCAGAATTGCGGGCATCTATGACAATGAAATCATTGCCAAGGCCATTCATCTTTAGAAACGGGCGCGTCATAGGCGGCTATATAGTCGCAAAATGTGGAAAAATGTAGGGGTTTGTTGAAAAAGCTAAGCTCTAGGCCTGCAAGGTCTTGGCCAGCAACCGCGCCTCGGCGGCACGCGATGATCCGGCGCGCCAGATGACGACGATATCGCGGAATGCCTTATCGGATGACAAGGGCCGGATAGAGACTTCGCTGCCGCCGGCAAGGCCTGCCTCAACCGCCATAGCCGGCAGGAGCGACACCCCAAGACCAGACCCAACCATCTGCACTAAAGTGTTGAGAGAGGTCGCGGCAAAACCCCCGGCCAGGGTCTGCGGCCCGGTCATATCGACATTGCTGCCGCCGTTCCACTGACAGGCACCCAAAGCATGGTCGCGCAGGCAGTGACCGTCCTCCAGCAGAATTAGCTCCTCACTTTTGAGGTCATCCGGTGAAATGCTCGCCCCACGCGCCAGCGGATGATCGCACGGTGTGGCTGCCAAAATGGCGTCCCTGCAAATAAAGGCATGATCCAGCCCGCCCAGATCGTAGGGCAAGGCGATAATGGCGGCATCCAGCGACCCGCTTTTAAGGGCCGTAATCAGCCGCGCTGTCTGATCTTCGCGCAGGAACAGCTTCAACTGCGGAAACTCTTTGCGCAGCGACACCAGCGCCTTGGGCAGCAGATAGGGCGCCACCGTTGGGATCACCCCCAGCCGGAACCGACCCGAAAGCGGATGATTAGCCGCTTGGGCGGCCTCGACCAGATCTTCGGCGCGGGCCAGAATATCCTCGGCGCGTTTGAGAGTCTCTTCGCCAACCTTGGTCAGGATGACCTTGCCGCGCGCCCGGTCCACCAGCCGCGCTCCCAGAATTTTCTCTAGCTCGGCAATGCCTGACGACAAGGCCGGTTGAGAGACGTGGGCGGCTTCGGACGCGGCCATAAAGCTTTGGTGGTGGGCCAGAAGCTTAAGGTACTGGAGTTGTCTTAAGGTAGGTAACATAACCGCCTATATAAGGCGAATTTATCACACATGCAAAATCAATCAATTAATTTTTACCACCCGATCTTTTATGCCGCACCTTCAGGCCCTGCACAAAGCGCATAAAAAGGCGTATATTACCTGCAGCAAAAGTAAGAAGAGGAAACAGGCTATGTCCGTTCAGTCGCTAACCCAGCTTATGCCCGCCTATGCCCGCGATATTGCGGTCAACCTGACCAATCTGGCCGAAGAGACCTTACTGACCGAACAGCAGAAATGGGGCACGTTCCTGTCCTGCGCCCATGCCGTAGGGGTCGCTGATGTGATTCAGCATATTGAGGCCGCTAGCGCCCCCATCTTATCGGACGAAGCCGCCGATGCCGCCCGCTCAGCCGCGGCGATCATGGCCATGAACAATGTCTATTATCGGTCCCTGCACCTGATGCACAATCAGGAATACGCATCCCTGCGCGCCAGCTTGCGGATGAACGTGCTGGCCAATCCGGGCGTGCCCAAGCTTGATTACGAGCTATGGTCGCTGGCGGTATCGGCCATCAATGGCTGCGGCCTATGTCTGGATTCCCACGAAAAAGTCCTGCGGGGCCACGGCATGAGCAATCTGCAGGTTCAGGCGGCTTTGAAAATCGCGGCTGTGGTCAATGCGATCTCATCGGTCATACGCGGAAAGCGCACGTAGCCTCACTAATATTTCGCACGCGGCTCAATAAGAAAAATCTATTCTAATTTAAAATAAAATAGATTTGATTTTTGCGGCCCGATTGGGAATAACCGTGGCTCTGCACTGCACAATCACGAGGAAGACCAATGGCCCTTATCAACACCCCCATCAAGCCGTTCAAAGCCACCGCCTATAAAGAAGGCAAGTTCGTCGACATTTCCGACGCCGACACCAAAGGCAAGTGGTCGATCTTCTTCTTCTATCCGGCTGACTTTACCTTTGTCTGCCCGACTGAACTCGAAGATCTGGCCGGCATCTACCCGACCCTGAAAGACATCAATGTCGAAGTCTATTCGGTCTCGACCGACACGCACTTCAGCCATAAGGCCTGGCACGACACCTCGCCCGCCATCGGCAAGATCAACTATTTCATGGTTGGTGACCAATCCGGCACCATCACCAACAACTTTGACGTGATGCGTCCGGGCGTAGGTCTGGCTGACCGCGCCACCTTCCTGGTCGACCCCGAAGGCATCATCCAGTTCATGGAAATCACGTCCGAAGGCGTTGGCCGTAACGCCTCCGAACTGCTGCGTAAGGTTAAGGCCGCGCAATACGTCGCGTCTCACCCCGGCGAAGTGTGCCCGGCCAAGTGGGAAGAAGGCGAAAAGACTCTCGCTCCGTCTTTCGACCTTGTTGGCAAAATATAAAAATCATGGGGAAAACAATCTTTCCCCCATGTGCCCCCTTTGAAGTTGAGAAAAGCGCCCCTTGGGGCGACCCTGCGGGCGCTTTTCACATTTTCCTTATCCGGGCTTTGCGGAGCCCGAATATGGACAATGATTTTCCCCCCGAATTTTAAACTGGAGCCGTGCCATGCTTGATGACGCAGCGAAAACGCAACTGAAAGCCTATCTGGTAAACCTGCGCACGCCGATCGAACTGGTGGCGCATGTCGATGATCAGCCAAAATCGCGCGAACTGGTTGACCTGCTTGAAGATATCGTTGCCGCCTCGGATAAGGTGACGCTTAAGGTATCGACAGGCGGAGAGCGCGTCCCGTCGTTTGATATTGTGCGCGCTGACAACCCCGAAGTGGCCGCCACCTTTGCAGGCCTGCCTATGGGCCATGAGTTCACCTCGCTGGTGTTGGCCCTGCTGTGGGTTGGTGGCCATCCGCCCAAGGTCGAGGCGGAGACCATCGAAGCCGTCAAGGCGCTGGATATCGACGGTGAACTGCGCTTTGAAACCTATTTTTCTCTGACGTGCCAGAACTGCCCCGACGTAGTGCAGGCGCTCAGCCTGATGAGCGTCTTAAACCCCAAGATCAAGCACGTCGCCATCGACGGTGCGTTGTTTCAGGCCGAAGTCGAAGCCCGTCAGGTCATGGCCGTGCCCAGCATCTATCTTAACGGTGAAATCTTCGGTCAGGGGCGCATGGGCCTGGAGGAAATCCTCGCCAAGATCGACACTGGCGCCCATGCCCGCGAAGCCGAAAAGATCAACGCCAAGTCGGAATTTGACGTACTTATCGTCGGCGGCGGCCCGGCCGGTGCAGCCTCGGCCATCTATGCGGCCCGCAAAGGCATCCGCACCGGTGTGGTCGCTGAACGCTTCGGTGGGCAGGTGCTCGATACCATGGCGATTGAAAACTTCATCTCGGTCTCCCACACCGAAGGCCCGAAACTGGCCAGCGCGTTAGAGCAGCACGTCAAGGACTATGACGTCGATATCATGAACCTGCAACGCGCCGTCGGCTTAGTCCCCGCCAGCGTTCCCGGTGGCCTGATCGAAGTCAAACTCGAAAACGGCGCCTCGGTCAAATCACGCACGGTGATCATCTCGACCGGTGCCCGCTGGCGTCAGATGGGGGTGCCGGGCGAAGACCAGTACCGCAACAAGGGCGTGGCCTATTGCCCGCACTGCGATGGCCCGCTGTTTAAGGGTAAGCGCACGGCGGTCATCGGCGGCGGCAATTCCGGCGTCGAAGCGGCCATTGATCTGGCCGGCATCGTGGCCCACGTCACCCTGCTGGAGTTCGCCCCTGAACTGCGGGCGGACGCGGTACTGCAACGCAAGCTCTATAGCTTGGCCAACGTCACGGTCATCACCAACGCCCAGACGACCGAGGTCCATGGCGATGGCTCCAAGGTCAATGCATTGTCCTACAAAGACCGCATCCATGACACGACCCACACGATTGAGTTGGAAGGCATTTTCGTCCAGATCGGCCTGCTGCCCAACACCGAATGGCTTAAGGGCACGGTGGCTCTGTCGCCGCGCGGTGAGATCGAGATCAACGACCGTGCTGAGACTTCGGTTTCGGGTGTATTTGCGGCGGGCGATGCCACGACCGTGCCCTATAAGCAGATCATCATCGCGATGGGCGAAGGCTCCAAGGCCGGACTGTCGGCCTTTGATCACCTGATCCGCACCTCGGCCCCCGCCGATACGATGGCCGCTCAATAGGTTGTCATACAACCTGAAATAAGTCATCCTCCCGCTTAAAAACGGGAGGATGATTATGTTCAGAGTTGTAACGGCAGCTATGCTCGCCGCGCTTTGGGTCGGTGTAGCGACAGCACAAACGCCCCAGACCCCACCGGCACCCTACAGACCTGCCGACAGCCACATAAATCCTGAACTGCTCACACCGCAACTGACCGATGTTGGCGGGGGTCGGCGGATGCACATGGCCTGCGAAGGCACAGGATCTCCGACGGTCGTGTTTGATCAGGGCGGCGAAGGCGCCATTCCCAACTGGCGCTTTGTGCAGCCCTATATCGCCAAAATTACCCACACTTGCGTTTATGACCGCGCCGGATTTGGCCTGAGCGATCCGCCGACCGTGCCGGTTACCGGCACGTCGACCACGGATGATCTGCGCACTTTGCTGAAATTACGCGGCGAGATGAAACCGATTGTCATCGTCGGCCATTCGATCGGCGGGTTCTACGGCACATT
Protein-coding regions in this window:
- a CDS encoding hydrogen peroxide-inducible genes activator; translated protein: MLPTLRQLQYLKLLAHHQSFMAASEAAHVSQPALSSGIAELEKILGARLVDRARGKVILTKVGEETLKRAEDILARAEDLVEAAQAANHPLSGRFRLGVIPTVAPYLLPKALVSLRKEFPQLKLFLREDQTARLITALKSGSLDAAIIALPYDLGGLDHAFICRDAILAATPCDHPLARGASISPDDLKSEELILLEDGHCLRDHALGACQWNGGSNVDMTGPQTLAGGFAATSLNTLVQMVGSGLGVSLLPAMAVEAGLAGGSEVSIRPLSSDKAFRDIVVIWRAGSSRAAEARLLAKTLQA
- a CDS encoding MarR family winged helix-turn-helix transcriptional regulator codes for the protein MKKHKVKRVMSAKSVLENSPSHLLHRVLQIALDIYGSETGGSALTQRQYALLKALDGSEGLTQTDLVRATGIDRSTLADMVARMITKGLLAREKSVLDARANLVRLADDGVAALADMTPKVLAADEKILSLLAPPKRDSFVKLLRKITSARETELSAPAPLSDEEKLALKATKKAAKADKPKKDKKPKKDGKKAKKTDEKLPFPPLSEGADMTQAEAPELVKEPEV
- a CDS encoding carboxymuconolactone decarboxylase family protein produces the protein MSVQSLTQLMPAYARDIAVNLTNLAEETLLTEQQKWGTFLSCAHAVGVADVIQHIEAASAPILSDEAADAARSAAAIMAMNNVYYRSLHLMHNQEYASLRASLRMNVLANPGVPKLDYELWSLAVSAINGCGLCLDSHEKVLRGHGMSNLQVQAALKIAAVVNAISSVIRGKRT
- the ftsY gene encoding signal recognition particle-docking protein FtsY; amino-acid sequence: MSDDKKKGGWLSRLTQGLTKTSTEISQQITSVFTQKPLDEKALEDLEDLLIESDFGPQIAADIAQKLSQQKFNDPKDTNAIKAALADAIADELKGREDTFDALSGPKPYIVLFVGVNGSGKTTTLGKIAADLTSKGARVLIVAGDTFRAAAVEQLKVWAQRAGADFMGRKTGADAAGLAYDACVRAKEEGYDVVLIDTAGRLQNKQQLMDELLKIVRVIKKVIDGAPHETLLVLDATVGRNALAQEQIFGRQAFVSGLVMTKLDGTARGGILVPIAKASDAPIKLIGVGEDIDDLQPFKAREFARSMVGLEPLG
- a CDS encoding helix-turn-helix domain-containing protein: MRSEDKGDAKPITGSQTLIRGLNIIEAVSRGASSLNALSNDLGLTRSTTYRLASALVERDYLVTVPRGGYALGPRLQALRPEPGLSAAVMSGGAQVATLELCRFAMPVSAARMEVLSEAMRLCAKTVGDRLAQEN
- the rhmD gene encoding L-rhamnonate dehydratase, which codes for MTFPKIKQVRAYVIKGGEGGGGADYHDQGEGHWIDNHIATSMGRYPEYRQSRKSFGINVLGTLVVEIEADDGTIGFAVTTGGEPACYMVEKHFARFLEGRNPFEYERIWDQMYFGSQYYGRKGLVVNAISGVDLALWDLMGKLRGEPVYHMLGGAVRDELQFYATGARPDLAKEMGFIGGKMPLYHGPIEGDEGLKKNVELVADMRSKVGDDFWLMYDCWMALDVNYATRLAHKCHEYGLKWIEEAINPDDYWGYAQLKKNVPQGMLVTTGEHESTRWGFKMLMDMGCCDIIQPDVGWCGGVTELLKISALADANGTLVVPHGSSVYSYHFVITRHNSPFAEFLMMAPKADHVAPMFHPQLLGEPVPENGRLKVTALDKPGFGVELNPEVKLYRPYEH
- a CDS encoding inner membrane-spanning protein YciB codes for the protein MSEPAKNNETTEIEPVITPVDADAPAPVATNWVKMAIDFGAPLIFAAVFFTTKNFIWATAVLVAGSAIALIAGFVLEKRLAIMPLIAGVAAIIFGGLTIYLKDESFIKIKLTILNALFGAVLIGGLVMKKQPLKALLGETLKLKEAAWGKLTLYYSLFFFVVAIANEIIWRTQSNDFWVVWKASLFFVTIGFSVALTPFLMKNMVGMDKE
- a CDS encoding SDR family NAD(P)-dependent oxidoreductase — translated: MLLENKVMLITGASKGIGRGIAVGAAKHGAKIGINYAGDDAAASATVAEIKAAGGEAFALKGDVSDPQSAKDFIQAGVDHFGKIDSFVSNAGICPFHAFLDMPQEVLERTLRVNLHGAWYMSQAAANQMVKQGHGGTLIAVSSISALVGGEFQTHYTPTKAGVLSLMQSTAIALGKHGIRCNALLPGTILTDINKDDLADDAKRQYMESRTCLGRLGQPEDMAGPAVFLASDLAGYVTGASLLVDGGLFVNLQ
- the mtaB gene encoding tRNA (N(6)-L-threonylcarbamoyladenosine(37)-C(2))-methylthiotransferase MtaB, yielding MADTLHPHHHEHEALNETPEVPVNVATGVEVVTFGCRLNSYESEVIRKTAAADGLDGAIIFNTCAVTNEAVRQARQAIRRARKENPDAKLIVTGCAAQTDPDTFANMPEVDYLIGNGDKAKSGAYALTPDSARIVVNDIFSVKETAGHLIDGLKDRARAYVEVQNGCDHRCTFCIIPYGRGNSRSAAAGDVVGQIQRLVGEGYNEVVLTGVDMTSWGADLPGTPQLGHLVARILKHVPDLKRLRLSSIDAAEIDDTLLKAFAEEERLAPYLHLSLQHGDDMILKRMKRRHSRADSIALVEKIRSVRPDIAFGADMIAGFPTETEEHFAGALSLVDVCDLSFLHVFPFSPRPQTPAAKMPQHPRPLIKARAEQLRAKGAQALIRHLDRQTGREILAVVEKPGFARAPDFTEVTFTGEATVGGLARLRITGHDGKRAIAELI
- the dapF gene encoding diaminopimelate epimerase; this encodes MTRPFLKMNGLGNDFIVIDARNSGFAPRTEDIRAWGDRASGIGFDQLIAIEGSSTGDAFMRVWNSDGGTVETCGNALRCVGWVLDKATDNSELTIDTLGGPTTAKVLEADARTGMVSVDMGKPRLNWDQIPLSEEMDTLRLELQIGPIDAPLYHTPVAVSMGNPHVVFFVDDVMAVDVERSGSLIEHHPLFPKGVNVEFAQVMDRNTIRMRVWERGAGITKACGTGACATLVAAARRGLTERHGNVIMDGGPLHILWRALDDHVIMTGPVEVEFEGQLDG